A genomic segment from Necator americanus strain Aroian chromosome III, whole genome shotgun sequence encodes:
- a CDS encoding hypothetical protein (NECATOR_CHRIII.G9227.T1): MSDQKQFSGLPRILNAGFAGIAGVTCVFPIDLVKTRLQNQRVGPNGELHYHGIMDCAKQTWKSGGRSVFSKVRALYSGSAVNIALITPEKAIKLVANDFFRYHLGVPGQKKLSTSRGMIAGGLAGALQISVTTPMELLKIQLQDQGRTHEKGARKMTALGVSMQLLRKHGIAGLYKGLGPTFARDVTFSSMYFPLFAYLDSLGPRKKDGSGDAVFWTSFCAGLAAGAFSSFMVTPLDVIKTRIQTIKKGPHDMTCKNMPEAFVKILRKEGPQALFKGAACRVMVIAPLFAIAQTVYYIGVAEKILHQKKAVHV; the protein is encoded by the exons ATGTCGGATCAAAAGCAGTTCTC GGGTCTACCGAGAATCCTGAATGCAGGTTTTGCTGGTATTGCTGGAGTTACTTGTGTATTCCCTATTGACCTCGTTAAAACTCGCCTACAAAATCAACGGGTTGGACCTAATGGCGAGCTACACTATCATGGAAT AATGGATTGTGCGAAACAGACATGGAAGTCCGGCGGAAGATCAGTGTTTTCGAAG GTTCGAGCTCTCTACTCGGGATCTGCCGTAAATATCGCCTTAATCACTCCAGAAAAAGCAATCAAGCTGGTTGCGAATGATTTCTTCCGCTATCATTTAGGGGTTCCTGGACAAAA AAAGCTTTCGACTTCTCGGGGGATGATTGCTGGAGGGCTAGCAGGTGCGCTTCAGATTAGTGTGACTACACCTATGGAATTATTGAAAATCCAACTACAGGATCAGGGAAGGACTCATG aaaaaggtGCGAGAAAGATGACAGCGCTCGGCGTATCGATGCAGCTTTTAAGAAAACATGGTATAGCTGGACTGTACAA AGGCCTCGGTCCAACTTTTGCTCGTGACGTCACGTTTTCTTCGATGTACTTTCCGTTGTTTGCCTACTTAGATTCGCTG GGACCACGGAAGAAAGACGGTAGTGGAGATGCTGTATTCTGGACATCATTCTGCGCTGGACTGGCTGCTGGAGCATTCTCATCGTTTATGGTTACTCCACTCGATG TAATAAAGACCAGAAtacaaacaattaaaaaaggaCCTCATGATATGACTTGCAAGAATATGCCGGAAGCATTTGT gaaaattCTCCGAAAAGAAGGCCCACAAGCACTATTCAAAGGTGCCGCCTGTCGAGTAATGGTCATAGCACCGTTATTTGCAATCGCTCAAACTGTCTACTACATAGGAGTGGCTGAGAAGATTCTACATCAAAAGAAAGCTGTTCATGTTTAG